A segment of the Anguilla anguilla isolate fAngAng1 chromosome 6, fAngAng1.pri, whole genome shotgun sequence genome:
TGAAACTTAAAACTTCGAGTTGCCAGTCGGACCTGGACGCATAGGCTGCTCATTTTCTCTAGAAATAATCAAGAGATAGTTTGAAAAACTCCGGAGAAACTGACAGCCAATACGGAAAATCTGTCAaagaataatttaaacatttgaaacCTAGGCAATAATTAATTGGAGACGTATTTTTCTTTAAGGTTTACTTTGGGATTGTTTCAACGATGATGTACACAGGCTTCGGTTCAGAGTGCGACTCAACTTCCCGCTGCAGTACCGCCTCCCCGGCTGGCGAAATGCTCACTTATTACCCGTCTCCAGCCGGCTCGTATTCCAGTATGGGTTCCCCTGTCACCCAATGTCAGGTAAGATTAATCagatatttgttcattttgaggCCAACACGGcaatgtaaattatatttattttgcatgcctCGGATCAGGCATCAATTTTTCCGTTATATTGTGTTTTACAACTAATATGCTAATGTGTACGCTTTAATTTAAGTTATTTATCGAATAAAACGTTCACAAAACAGAGCTCTGGCGGGGGCCAGATAGTTATCTTATTACTTTACGACAAAAACGTGAATTTGCGCTGTGCACCCTTTTACAGCTTACCATGCTAGTCAGTAGGCTACTCCGTCTGCTACTGCAATAAGCAGGCTACAACTGTTTGCCCAGAACACAAAGTTCATTCAGGAAACTCCGTCGAGATTCCCACGTCATGAGTTGCATCACTAGGATATTTATAATGGTCTCGATTTTTATAGAACAGACCAGCAGGTATTGCGTCATGCATATTTATTCGTTTGTGGATATCTCTGACCGATATTGTAACATCTACACAAGCTCGCAATATTAAATGAACACTTtcgcttgtttttttatttttattttttaatgtatatttacatatttgccCAATCTTTTCTGCAGGATTTCACAGATCTGACAGTTTCAAACACATCTTTCATCCCGACTGTCACGGCGATCTCTACAAGTGCGGATTTGCAGTGGATGATCCAGCCGACAAATCTTATTTCGTCTGTGGCCCCTTCTTATACCAGTGCCAGCACATACAGTGCCCAGAGATCGACAACGTTCACAAGTGCCGGAACCAAGGGCTTGAACACTCGCAAAAGAGGCAACGGGGAGCAGGTAATTTTCAATAATCGACCGATGGGAGACAAAATTACATCTCTATATCCTACAAAATATTTATAGCCTACAGATGTTTGGTGACTATACCCTTGTGTAAAATCTCAGATCTTTGGAACAACCAAATATATTATGCAGCATGACTGCTGTTCGAGGTATAAGCCATAAAAAACCTGCTTCCAGTTGGAATGCTATTGTGGAAGGATCTTCCAATCAGCACTGAGAAAGCAGACTAACAATTCAATCTGCTGGTGAAGTTGGAATATCTGATGAATATGAATTAATCACTTTTGATTTTTATAGCTTTCTCCTGAGGAGGATGATAAGAAAAGGCTTCGCAGAGAGAGGAACAAGATGGCAGCAGCAAAATGTCGTAACCGGAGAAGAGAACTCACTGACACTTTGCAAGCtgtaagtatttttaaaaagtggacttaaaaaaaaaaaaattaaaaagtaatttaaaaagtttgttATCATGTTGACCTCCAAGACTTGGAGGCCATTGTTCAGAAAAtctaacaaaatatatatttttctttcctgtgaATAGGAAACTGATGTGCTGGAGGATGAGAAATCAGCTCTGAAGACTGAAATTGCAAATCTcatgaaggagagggagaagctgGAGTTCATCCTTATGGCTCACAGGCCTGTCTGTAAGATCCCCTCAGATCTGGAGGCCGGCTTCCCAGAGACCTCCATCTCCCCTGCTCACAGCATCTCCAGTGAGCTCAGCTCCCCCAAGCTAGAGGCATCAGTCTCACCCAGACCTTCCATCTTCTCTGCCGACTCTGCCTTAGAGGTAAACCCAAACTCTACAGTGAAGCTGTCTGACCTGAACAACTCCCTGGAGGAGTCGCTAGACCTGCTGAGACCCCTGAGAAAGATCACCGTGGAGACAGTGCGGTCTGTCCCCGACATGGACTTGTCCGGCTCATTCTGCACTCAGGACTGGGAGCCCCTCTacacacccaccaccaatgaTCTTGAGCCCCTCTGCACCCCAGTGGTGACATGCACCCCTGCATGCACAACATACACGTCTTCCTTTGTGTTCACCTACTCAGATGCTGATGCTCTCCCAACCTGTGGGGTGGCTCACAGGAGAGAAAGTAGTAGCAATGACCAGTCCTCAGATTCCCTCAGCTCACCCACATTGCTGGCCTTGTGAGGACATT
Coding sequences within it:
- the LOC118229166 gene encoding proto-oncogene c-Fos-like, which produces MMYTGFGSECDSTSRCSTASPAGEMLTYYPSPAGSYSSMGSPVTQCQDFTDLTVSNTSFIPTVTAISTSADLQWMIQPTNLISSVAPSYTSASTYSAQRSTTFTSAGTKGLNTRKRGNGEQLSPEEDDKKRLRRERNKMAAAKCRNRRRELTDTLQAETDVLEDEKSALKTEIANLMKEREKLEFILMAHRPVCKIPSDLEAGFPETSISPAHSISSELSSPKLEASVSPRPSIFSADSALEVNPNSTVKLSDLNNSLEESLDLLRPLRKITVETVRSVPDMDLSGSFCTQDWEPLYTPTTNDLEPLCTPVVTCTPACTTYTSSFVFTYSDADALPTCGVAHRRESSSNDQSSDSLSSPTLLAL